In Papaver somniferum cultivar HN1 chromosome 1, ASM357369v1, whole genome shotgun sequence, a genomic segment contains:
- the LOC113338532 gene encoding two-component response regulator 24-like, whose protein sequence is MNPPTALVVDDSEFMRKFHSCHLESLGFQTQEVENGEEAVRLHEQGKRFDVILMDYEMPEMNGAQATSRIREMGVQSVILGVSGIDDETVRANFVQSGLTEFFSKPLRRDMIIPYSRFA, encoded by the exons ATGAATCCACCTACCGCACTCGTTGTTGATGATTCAGAATTTATGCGTAAATTTCACAGTTGCCATCTAGAAtctcttggtttccaaactcaggagGTTGAGAATGGAGAAGAAGCAGTGCGACTCCATGAGCAAGGAAAGAGATTTGATGTAATCTTAATGGATTACGAGATGCCTGAAATGAATGGGGCACAG GCCACGAGTAGAATTCGCGAAATGGGAGTTCAAAGCGTCATCCTTGGTGTTTCGGGTATCGATGATGAAACTGTTCGAGCAAATTTTGTTCAGTCAGGCTTGACGGAATTCTTCAGCAAGCCCTTGCGTCGTGATATGATAATCCCTTATTCAAGGTTCGCATAG
- the LOC113272271 gene encoding heat shock cognate 70 kDa protein-like gives MAERAVGGRAIGIDLGTTYSCVAVWQHDHVEIIANDQGNRTTPSYVAFNDTQRMIGEAAKNQVAVNPTNTVFDAKRLIGRKISDSFVQSDITLWPFKVIAGADEKPMIQVNYKGKDVQFSAEEISSMVLTKMRETAENYLGSTVKNAVITVPAYFNDSQRQATRDAGTIAGLNVMRIISEPTAAAIAYGLDKRATNVGAKNVLIFDLGGGTFDVSILTTKEGTIEVQATAGDTHLGGEDFDNRMLSHFVQEFRRKQKKDISGNPRALRRVRTACERAKRTLSSTPLTTIDIDALYEGIDFHASITRAKFEELNMDLFMKCLEPVQRCLTDAKMDKSAVHDVVLVGGSTRIPKVQSLLQDFFNGKELCKSINPDEAVAYGAAVQAAILSGEGNEKVQDLVLLDVTPLSLGIEADGGVMSIIIPRNTPIPAKKEKVFTTAKDNQTGVSIKVYEGERTQTSFNNLLGEFALNGIPPAPRGVPKITECIEIDADGILTVSARDNTSWSNNKITITNNKGRLSKAEIERLVHEAEKYKSEDLEHMKKVKSRNTFENYAYDMRNTIDNMGEKLAFDLKKKIEDAIKDAIQWLDSNEVGEIDDINEKMKQLENVCNPILNKRHKLGRSGVEEIDLNSSPFF, from the exons ATGGCTGAAAGGGCAGTAGGAGGACGAGCGATTGGGATTGATTTAGGAACGACATACTCATGTGTAGCAGTATGGCAGCATGATCATGTAGAGATTATTGCTAATGATCAAGGAAATCGCACAACACCTTCTTATGTTGCTTTTAATGATACTCAACGCATGATTGGTGAGGCTGCTAAGAATCAAGTTGCCGTAAACCCTACCAACACAGTCTTTG ATGCGAAACGTTTGATTGGTAGGAAAATCAGTGATAGCTTTGTTCAGAGTGATATAACTCTATGGCCCTTCAAAGTAATTGCTGGCGCAGACGAGAAACCCATGATTCAAGTTAACTACAAGGGCAAGGATGTACAGTTTTCAGCTGAGGAAATCTCATCCATGGTTCTCACTAAGATGCGAGAAACTGCAGAAAATTATCTTGGTTCAACAGTTAAAAACGCTGTTATCACAGTCCCTGCTTACTTTAATGATTCTCAGCGTCAGGCTACTAGGGATGCTGGTACCATCGCTGGCCTTAATGTAATGCGGATTATCAGTGAACCAACAGCTGCTGCAATTGCTTACGGTCTTGATAAGAGGGCAACCAATGTAGGTGCAAAGAATGTTCTTATTTTTGATCTTGGCGGCGGAACTTTTGATGTTTCGATACTCACCACTAAAGAGGGTACCATTGAAGTTCAGGCTACAGCTGGAGATACCCATCTTGGAGGAGAGGATTTTGATAATAGAATGTTAAGTCATTTTGTTCAGGAGTTTAGGAGGAAGCAGAAGAAGGATATTAGTGGAAACCCAAGGGCTCTTAGGAGGGTGAGAACTGCATGCGAGAGGGCAAAGAGGACCCTGTCATCTACTCCACTGACAACCATTGATATTGATGCTTTGTATGAAGGAATCGATTTTCACGCATCCATCACTCGTGCGAAATTTGAAGAGCTAAACATGGATTTGTTCATGAAATGCCTGGAACCCGTTCAGAGATGTTTAACGGATGCTAAGATGGACAAGAGCGCTGTTCATGATGTTGTCCTCGTTGGTGGTTCCACTAGAATTCCAAAGGTTCAATCTCTATTACAAGATTTTTTCAATGGGAAGGAACTTTGCAAGAGCATCAACCCTGATGAAGCTGTGGCTTATGGTGCCGCCGTGCAAGCTGCTATTTTGAGTGGTGAAGGAAATGAGAAGGTGCAGGACTTAGTGTTGCTGGATGTAACCCCTCTTTCTCTTGGTATTGAAGCAGATGGAGGTGTTATGAGTATTATTATCCCAAGGAATACCCCAATTCCCGCCAAGAAGGAAAAAGTGTTCACCACTGCAAAGGACAACCAAACTGGTGTTAGTATTAAGGTGTATGAGGGTGAGAGAACTCAAACCAGTTTCAATAACTTGTTGGGTGAGTTTGCGTTGAATGGAATTCCTCCAGCACCCCGCGGTGTTCCTAAGATCACAGAATGCATCGAAATTGACGCAGACGGTATATTAACCGTGTCTGCTAGGGACAACACATCATGGAGCAATAATAAGATTACAATTACAAATAACAAGGGGAGGTTGTCGAAGGCCGAGATTGAGAGGTTGGTCCACGAGGCAGAAAAATACAAGTCAGAAGATTTGGAACACATGAAGAAGGTGAAGTCGAGGAACACCTTCGAGAATTATGCATATGATATGAGGAACACAATCGATAATATGGGAGAGAAGCTAGCATTTGACTTAAAGAAGAAGATTGAGGACGCAATCAAGGATGCCATTCAATGGTTGGATAGCAATGAAGTAGGTGAAATAGACGATATTAACGAGAAGATGAAGCAGTTGGAGAATGTATGCAATCCTATCCTAAATAAGAGGCACAAGCTGGGAAGATCTGGTGTCGAGGAAATAGACTTGAATTCTTCTCCTTTTTTCTGA